GTGACCGCCCCGGCCTCTAGTGCTGCTGCCATCACCACCAACTTAAAAACCGACCCGGGGGGGTACTGCGCCTGCATGGGACGATTCTGGAGAGGATGAGTGGGATCGTTGACCAGCTCTTCCCACGCCTCGCGACTCAGTTGCTTGGCAAAACGGTTCGGATCGTATGCGGGCCGACTGACCCACACCAAGATCTCGCCGGTTTGCGGGTTCAAGGCTACTACGGAGCCGCGCTTTCCAGCGAAGGCCTTCTCCGCGGCCATCTGGAGTTTCTTGTCAAGGGTCAGAACGAGACTGAAGCCGGACTGAGGCTCCAGTCGATCCATGAGGCGGACCACCCGACCCTGCGCGTCCGTTTCGACCTCCTCCCACCCATCAATCCCTCGGACAAAGGAATCCAACCGCCGCTCCACCCCGGCCTGCCCCACGGTATCTCCGGGACGAAAGTCCCGATACGCCTCTAGGTGCAACTGCTCTTGGTTCACCTCGCTTACATATCCGACGAGGTGGGCGGCGATGCCACCGTCAACGTAGGAGCGGAGCGGACGAACGCGGAGGCTTACGCCAGGCAGATCCATCTTCCGCTCTTCGATGACCACCATCGTCCGCTCATTAAGCTCTTGCGCCAAAAGAACCGGTCGATACGGGTGGGCACGACCACCACGAATCTTGGCGACGATCTCTTCAGGCGCTTGCCCCAGAACGGTCCCAATGGCGTGCGCGGCCTCGTCAAGATCCGGGACCGCGGCCGGGATTACGTACACATCAAACGAGGGACGGTTCTCCACAATGACCTCGCCAGACCGATCGAGGATGAACCCTCTTGGGGCCTCTACCGAGCGGATGCGGAGCCGGTTGCTGGCGGAAAGGGTTGCGTAGTACCGGCCCTCCAACACCTGGAGGTACCAGAGCCGCAACAAGAGTAGGGCAAAAACCACCGTAACCAAGAGGACTGTCCAACGAATCTTTTGCTGGATCAGTGGAGTAGGAGATTGCCACGGCCGGCTCACAGCCTGACCTCCAGCACCCGGCCCAGCCTGGTGCCGAACAGCAGAATCCCTCCGACCGCTGTGGTATAGGCCGTCTGAGGCAGGATAATCCAGAGGAGAGCCTGGCCTAGATCCATCCCCATTCCGAAAAAGGCCAGGACCCCTAACGTGATGAGGCCCGAACAGAGCCCGGTGAGAAAGATGAGCAGCAGGTGAGGGATGAGACGGGTCTCCTCAAGTTCCTCCCACACCCGAACCAGCAGGTAGCCCAAGAGGCTCAAAGTGAAGGCGTTCAGTCCCAGGGGGGAGCCGGAGAGGGCATCTTGGTAGAGGCCCAGCAAGAACCCTCCCACGCAGGCCTGGACGGGAGTCATCCTAAAGCTCCCGAGGTACAGGAGGAGGAGGAAGAGATCTGGTCGGACCCCGCCGATCTGCATCATCGGGGTGACGGCCGCCTGCAGAATGACAACCGCAAGGAGTCCGCCGGCAAGCCAGATCACTTCCCGCTCCGCTGAGACCGAGAGAGATCGGCTCGCTCTCCGGCGATTACCAGGACCTCTTCCAAGCGAGAAAAGTCGATGCTGGGTTCGACTGTGGCCTCCTGAAAGAGGGCCCCTATCCGCTTATCGACAGCTACCACCTTCCCGACCAGGATCCCTTTGGGATACACAGTCCCGAGACCCGACGTCATCACGACCTCTCCGACCCGCACCTCGGTCAGGATGGGCAGGTACTTGATCCGCAGGCGGCCAAGTTGGGCTCCCACCAAGAGTCCCGTGACCCGCGAGGTCTCCAGCAACACCCCGACTGAACTTACCGGATCGGTGATGATCTGGATTTGAGCGCTGAAGGGGCCGACCTCCACCACCTGGCCAACGAGCCCTCCGGGAGCGACCACCGCCCCGTGCCGCTCCACACCATGGCGACTCCC
The sequence above is a segment of the Candidatus Methylomirabilota bacterium genome. Coding sequences within it:
- the mrdA gene encoding penicillin-binding protein 2 gives rise to the protein MSRPWQSPTPLIQQKIRWTVLLVTVVFALLLLRLWYLQVLEGRYYATLSASNRLRIRSVEAPRGFILDRSGEVIVENRPSFDVYVIPAAVPDLDEAAHAIGTVLGQAPEEIVAKIRGGRAHPYRPVLLAQELNERTMVVIEERKMDLPGVSLRVRPLRSYVDGGIAAHLVGYVSEVNQEQLHLEAYRDFRPGDTVGQAGVERRLDSFVRGIDGWEEVETDAQGRVVRLMDRLEPQSGFSLVLTLDKKLQMAAEKAFAGKRGSVVALNPQTGEILVWVSRPAYDPNRFAKQLSREAWEELVNDPTHPLQNRPMQAQYPPGSVFKLVVMAAALEAGAVTPETVFNCPGYFRLGRTTFDDWKEGGHGQQDLMQAITNSCNVYFYQAALKAGIDAIVLVAREFGLGQKTGIGFGDEAKGLIPSPSWKQEVLGERWYLGDTVITGIGQGMILVTPLQMVTLVAAIANGGTVYRPWVVERVESWGGEVVAAYGPEPVRKVNLRPRVLELVRQGMLRVVEEGTGRVARIRGVRVAGKTGTAQVVKKEAHGPGKTEDHAWFVAFAPYENPEIAIAVIAENAGKGGSAAGPVARAVLEAAFSPLLEKGTVAQGPSPESQ
- the mreD gene encoding rod shape-determining protein MreD is translated as MIWLAGGLLAVVILQAAVTPMMQIGGVRPDLFLLLLYLGSFRMTPVQACVGGFLLGLYQDALSGSPLGLNAFTLSLLGYLLVRVWEELEETRLIPHLLLIFLTGLCSGLITLGVLAFFGMGMDLGQALLWIILPQTAYTTAVGGILLFGTRLGRVLEVRL
- the mreC gene encoding rod shape-determining protein MreC; translated protein: MVLRLLARYRRTVVLGSAILLSFFLMTMAVRREEHLTPFLKRVLLESVSPFLKATTYLRDGVSDIWGNYVDLRSVRQENLRLREEIEAYQVRLRVLEEAGRENQRLQTLLNLRESKPFSFVSARVVGRDTTNWFHSLLIDRGSRHGVERHGAVVAPGGLVGQVVEVGPFSAQIQIITDPVSSVGVLLETSRVTGLLVGAQLGRLRIKYLPILTEVRVGEVVMTSGLGTVYPKGILVGKVVAVDKRIGALFQEATVEPSIDFSRLEEVLVIAGERADLSRSQRSGK